CTTACTGTTGTCCTTTGTGTGACTTTGACCTCCATGTCCAATGCGCTCAGTTGCCTCACGTTTTGGTTCATGACTCTCACCCTCTCCATAGTCTTCTTCTTGTTTACAACAGTACTCCTCCTGCTATGCCTTTTACTCAGTTTGGTTACGTGAATCAGCTTGTCTGTAATCTCTGTAACGTGGGTATGGATGGTAGGTTTTGGTCTTATAACTGTTATGCTTGTAACTATCATGTTCATGCTTCATGTGCTGTGAATAAGCCCAAACCAGTGGCTGCTGCCTCTGCTGTTGAGAAATGTGGGACAACAAGTGATGAAGGAGGGGCAGTGAGCGGTGAATCTGTTCCTGCTCAGGGTTTGGAGACGGAGCAGACTCAACAACCAGCTGCAACAGCAGAGCAAGTCGAAGATCCAGCTTTGAGGCAACAGCTTGAACTTCAAAGGCTTCAGCTTGAG
The DNA window shown above is from Brassica oleracea var. oleracea cultivar TO1000 chromosome C3, BOL, whole genome shotgun sequence and carries:
- the LOC106329363 gene encoding uncharacterized protein LOC106329363 gives rise to the protein MEYKHFSHPHNLILQQFQTTTPSDSLVICSGCESSISESATAYICSTCDFKLHEQCGNAVRGIQHPSHSGLHHLTLVPYTTYSAGTFLCRACGCTGGKGFSYCCPLCDFDLHVQCAQLPHVLVHDSHPLHSLLLVYNSTPPAMPFTQFGYVNQLVCNLCNVGMDGRFWSYNCYACNYHVHASCAVNKPKPVAAASAVEKCGTTSDEGGAVSGESVPAQGLETEQTQQPAATAEQVEDPALRQQLELQRLQLELDMSSALANMIGSFNLSSLV